ACGATTTCGAATCTCGGTTCTGCAGGCGGGCAATGGTTCACACCTGTCATCAATCATCCGGATGTTGCAATTCTTGGTGTTGGCCGCATTCAAGAAAAAGCAGTTGTTGAAAACGGAGAAGTTGTCGTTTCACCTGTTCTCGCGTTATCCTTAACTTACGATCATCGGCTTGTCGATGGCGTAATGGCTCAGAAAGCATTAAATCACATAAAACGCTTATTGAATGACCCACAATTACTAATAATGGAGGCGTAATGGAATGGTTGTAGGAGATTTTGCTGAAGAAATTGACACGCTTATTATCGGGTCGGGTCCAGGAGGCTATGTTGCAGCAATTCGTGCAGCACAGCTTGGCCAAAAAGTTACACTAGTAGAAAGAGGAGAAACCCTTGGAGGAGTATGCCTAAACGTGGGATGTATCCCTTCAAAAGCGCTGATAAGCACTAGCCACAAGGTTGAGGAAATGAAAAATTCCAGTGATCTCGGGATCACAGTAGATAATGTGAATGTTGATTTTTCAAAAGTCCAAGATTGGAAAAACTCTGTCGTTAAAAAATTAACCGGCGGTGTTGAAGGACTAATGAAGGGAAATAAAGTGGAAGTCGTTAAAGGCGAGGCGTATTTCTCGGATGAAAAAACGGTTCGAGTGACAAAAGACGAATACACGACACAAACTTACAAATTCAACAATTGTATCATCGCAACCGGTTCAAGGCCTATTGAATTGCCTAATTTTAAATGGAGTGACCGAGTCATCTCGTCCACCGAGGCTTTATCCCTTAATGAAATTCCAAAAAAACTTGTCGTTATTGGCGGAGGATATATTGGAACCGAGCTAGGTACGGCGTATGCTAATTTCGGTACCGAAGTCGTTATTTTAGAAGGTGAGAAGCAAATTCTATCTGGCTTTGAAAAGCAAATGGGTATGCTTGTTTCCCGCTCATTGAAGAAAAAGGGAGCAGAAATTTATACTGGTGCGATGGCACAAAGTGTTGAAGAAAAAGAAGACGGTGTCGTTGTAACAGCAGAAATTAAAGGGGAAACGAAAACCTTTGAAGCCGATTACGTATTAGTAACTGTCGGACGCCGCCCAAATACAGATGAGCTTGGGCTTGAACAAATCGGTGTTGAATTGACAGACAAAGGATTAATCAAAGTTGACAACCAATGCAAAACAAACATAGATGGCATTTATGCCATTGGTGATGTTGTTTCCGGCCCTGCACTTGCCCACAAAGCTTCTTACGAAGGGAAAGTAGCTGCGGAAGCAATCAGTGGCAAACCTTCACAAGTTGATTATTTAGCGATTCCTGAAGTTGTGTTCTCTGAACCGGAGCTTGCTTCAGTTGGCTACAATGAAAAGGAAGCGAAGGAAGCCGGCTTTGACGCTGTCGCTTCGAAATTTCCATTTGCCGCAAATGGCCGCGCTCTTACACTTAATGCGACAGACGGCTTTGTAAAGCTCGTCACAAGAAAAGAAGATGGGCTCGTTTTAGGCGCTCAAATTGCTGGGCCAAGCGCATCAGATATGATTGCTGAACTGGGGCTTGCCATTGAAACGGGTGTCACAGCCGAAGATATTGCTCTGACCATTCATGCCCATCCAACACTTGGAGAAATTACAATGGAAGCAGCAGAAGTCGCTCTTGGTACACCTGTTCATATTGTAAAATAGTTAGATTTGAAAATCGTGTGTCTATAGGCATGCGGTTTTTTTCTGCACTTTTCGTACATATACATGTATGGAGAGGTGATCGACATGCGGCGGTTTTTGCTTAGTATTGGTATCCATGAAGCAATTTGGCTTGGGTATTCACTTGTTACTTTTCTTTCTCCTGAAGACAGGCTGGCTGCGAAAGTTTTTTTATTAATTATTTTTGTTTATTTTGCTAGCTTGATTAGTTTTACAATCGGTAAAACAAAAATGTTTGTATTTTTTAGCTTAACCGCCAGTACCATTTGTTTCTTTATTATTCAAACGGGTATTTCTCTTATCGTCTCCTATTAATGTTTTTAATGAAAATAATAAGAAATTGAAAAAATCATGGATGCAAGAAGGTTTTTGAAGTAACTGAAGAGAATTGGAATAGTGTGGCGATCGATCATGGATCCAAATGAAATTAAAATGTTAGCAGAGTAGGAAGGTGTCTATATGAACTGGGAAACGAGAGTAACAAAATTGCTTGGGATCCGCTATCCAATCATTCAAGGCGGACTAGCCTATTTGGCTTATTCGGATTTAGCTGCAGCTGTTTCAAATGCAGGCGGGCTTGGACAAATTACAGCGATGAGTCTGTCATCTCCTGAAGAATTGAAGGAAGAAATCGCCAAAGTAAGAGAGAAGACTGATAAGCCTTTCGGAGTGAATTTTGCGATTGGGCAAAATAGAAGGCCATTTACCGATATGCTGCAAGCTGCTATCGACGAGAATGTACCGGTTATTTCAATGACAGGCGGCAACCCTCAACCGATCTTCGAACAACTCGAAGGTACGGACATTAAGAAACTTGTGCTTGTTGCAGCGAAAAGGCAGGCGATCAAAGCGGAAGAACTTGGCGCAGACGCTGTGATGGTCGTTGGACAAGAAGGCGGTGGCCATCTCGGCCGTGATGACATCGGCACGATTGTTCTTGTACCGCAAGTTGTGGACGCTGTTTCAATCCCTGTCATTGCATCAGGTGGAATTGGTGATGGGCGTGGATTACTGGCAGCATTAGCGTTAGGTGCAGAAGGAATCGAAATGGGGACCCGCTTTATCGCGACGAAAGAATGCATCCACGCAAGTGAATTGTATAAACAAAAAC
The sequence above is a segment of the Pueribacillus theae genome. Coding sequences within it:
- the lpdA gene encoding dihydrolipoyl dehydrogenase — its product is MVVGDFAEEIDTLIIGSGPGGYVAAIRAAQLGQKVTLVERGETLGGVCLNVGCIPSKALISTSHKVEEMKNSSDLGITVDNVNVDFSKVQDWKNSVVKKLTGGVEGLMKGNKVEVVKGEAYFSDEKTVRVTKDEYTTQTYKFNNCIIATGSRPIELPNFKWSDRVISSTEALSLNEIPKKLVVIGGGYIGTELGTAYANFGTEVVILEGEKQILSGFEKQMGMLVSRSLKKKGAEIYTGAMAQSVEEKEDGVVVTAEIKGETKTFEADYVLVTVGRRPNTDELGLEQIGVELTDKGLIKVDNQCKTNIDGIYAIGDVVSGPALAHKASYEGKVAAEAISGKPSQVDYLAIPEVVFSEPELASVGYNEKEAKEAGFDAVASKFPFAANGRALTLNATDGFVKLVTRKEDGLVLGAQIAGPSASDMIAELGLAIETGVTAEDIALTIHAHPTLGEITMEAAEVALGTPVHIVK
- a CDS encoding NAD(P)H-dependent flavin oxidoreductase, coding for MNWETRVTKLLGIRYPIIQGGLAYLAYSDLAAAVSNAGGLGQITAMSLSSPEELKEEIAKVREKTDKPFGVNFAIGQNRRPFTDMLQAAIDENVPVISMTGGNPQPIFEQLEGTDIKKLVLVAAKRQAIKAEELGADAVMVVGQEGGGHLGRDDIGTIVLVPQVVDAVSIPVIASGGIGDGRGLLAALALGAEGIEMGTRFIATKECIHASELYKQKLIEGDETDTVIIKRSIGAPARAIKNSWTDKILETEQKSPTYEALKDLISGKANKRYIHEGLEDEGFAWAGQIIGRIHDSPPVSELIERTISEAEAMYNKLK